AAAAGTCAGAAAAATAATATGTGGATGAAGATACTTTCTGTCGTCATAGCAGTCTTAATATGGCTTTTTGTGGCAAATACAAACGATCCGGTAATTACGAAGAGGTTTTACAGTATTCCTGTAAAGATTACGAATGAGGATGCGCTTACAAAACGAGGATATGCTTACGAAATTCTCGATGGTGAAGAAGTCAATATTACAGTAAAAGGAAAGAGCAGTATTGTACGTTCCATGGGAATTACAGATTTTCAGGCGGTTGCAGATTTTTCAAAGCTGTCTAAAGTTGATGCAGTACCAATTGATGTTACGGCAAAGAAGTACGCCGATCAGTTAGATATTACATTGGGAACAACAAACACGATGAAGATTAAGAAGGATGAAGTCGTGACGATCAGTGTTCCGGTCAACATTACAGTAAAAGGAGATCCGGCAGAAGGATATGCTGTTGGTCGAGCTACAAGTACCCCGAATCTGATCAAGGTAAGTGGACCGGAGAATTTACTTTCTTCTGCGAAAGAAATTCGTGCAACGGTCAGTGTAGATGATATTTCTCATGATGTTACAGCAACAGATAAGCCGGTGCTATATGATGAGGAAGGTAAGAAGATAAGCAACAACCAGATAGAATTTGATACATCATCCATAAGTATTTATGTGGAACTGTGGAAGACGAAAACCGTAGATGTAAAGCTCTCTTATACAGGGGAGCCTGCAAAGAATTATCATCTGGTTTCGTTTGACTATGAACCAAAGCAGATCACGATCGCAGCACCGGATGATACATTAGAAAGTCTGGACTCTATTACACTTGACAGTGTATCCATTGATGGACTCAAGGAAAATTATGAGAAGGATATTGATCTGACACAGGCAGTGCTTCCGGATGATGTGATATTAGCCGGAGACGATGCAAATGACGTGAAAGTCAAGGCAACGATTGAAAAGATAACTTCTCATAAGTTGTCGTTTGAGAAAAAAGATATTAATGTAACAAATAATAGTAATGGTTACAAAGTTGCTTATGATAAGGATAATGACTATTCGATCCTGGTAGATGGACCATCCTCTGTTGTGGATAGTCTGGCGATAAAAGATTTTGTTCCATGGATAGATGTGAATGGTTTAGAACCCGGAACACATGAAGTATCTTTGCACGTGAGAGATGTTGAGGGAGTTACCGTAGGAGCCACAACAAAGCTCAAGATTACTTTAAAAGAAAATAAGTAACTGTTCAGACTTGATCAGTAGATTCATTTGTGCGGCTTCTTTATAGAATACCGCACAAATCTGATTAGTTACAAATAGTGGATTTGATGAATTGAGGAAATGATTATATGAGACAAAAAACAGAAACAATGCTTTGTGCTGCTTTCATGGAACTACTGAAAAAGTGTCCCTTTTCAAAAATCACGATACAAAAGCTTGCCGGTCAATGTGGAGTGAACCGGCAAACTTTTTATTATCATTTTGACAATATATACGACCTGATGTCAAAAGCATTTGAATATGAACTGGTACATGAGAGCCGCATATATGAAGAAGTAACCTGGGAGTATGCTATGAGCAGGTTCTTACAGTGGATAAAAGATAATCGCGTGATCATTCGAAATATTTTGACAAATGCAGAGCTGCCATATTTAAAAAAAGCTATGTATCCGCTGATTGCAAGGAGCATATCCTGTGGGTATTTTTCAAAAAATACAGAGGCGTTTTTAGAGAAAAAGCAGGAAGAATTTTGTAATGATTTCTTTACATT
This Anaerobutyricum hallii DNA region includes the following protein-coding sequences:
- a CDS encoding TetR/AcrR family transcriptional regulator → MRQKTETMLCAAFMELLKKCPFSKITIQKLAGQCGVNRQTFYYHFDNIYDLMSKAFEYELVHESRIYEEVTWEYAMSRFLQWIKDNRVIIRNILTNAELPYLKKAMYPLIARSISCGYFSKNTEAFLEKKQEEFCNDFFTLGITQYVLEWAENDFREPVEDIIAHLSWLLQKVYV
- a CDS encoding YbbR-like domain-containing protein — its product is MKSQKNNMWMKILSVVIAVLIWLFVANTNDPVITKRFYSIPVKITNEDALTKRGYAYEILDGEEVNITVKGKSSIVRSMGITDFQAVADFSKLSKVDAVPIDVTAKKYADQLDITLGTTNTMKIKKDEVVTISVPVNITVKGDPAEGYAVGRATSTPNLIKVSGPENLLSSAKEIRATVSVDDISHDVTATDKPVLYDEEGKKISNNQIEFDTSSISIYVELWKTKTVDVKLSYTGEPAKNYHLVSFDYEPKQITIAAPDDTLESLDSITLDSVSIDGLKENYEKDIDLTQAVLPDDVILAGDDANDVKVKATIEKITSHKLSFEKKDINVTNNSNGYKVAYDKDNDYSILVDGPSSVVDSLAIKDFVPWIDVNGLEPGTHEVSLHVRDVEGVTVGATTKLKITLKENK